One segment of Yersinia kristensenii DNA contains the following:
- a CDS encoding ABC transporter ATP-binding protein, translated as MSNASSATLPISRLQADALTLGYDGKIISENLSVAIPDGEFTVIVGPNACGKSTLLRALSRLLKPQAGQVILDGKNIASLDTRHVARHLGLLPQSSQAPDGISVLDLVARGRYPHQKLLQQWTQTDRLAVSHAMQATGVSELADRSVDALSGGQRQRVWIAMVLAQQTPLLLLDEPTTYLDIAHQIDLLELFSSLNQQHNHTLVAVLHDLNHACRYATHIIAMRDGQIVTQGKPREVITADLVEQVFGMPCLIIDDPVSHTPLVIPKGRF; from the coding sequence ATGAGTAATGCTAGCTCTGCCACCTTACCTATATCGCGTTTACAGGCCGATGCTCTGACATTGGGTTATGACGGCAAGATAATCAGCGAGAACCTGAGTGTCGCCATTCCTGATGGTGAGTTTACCGTTATTGTCGGCCCCAATGCTTGTGGCAAATCGACACTGCTGCGCGCCTTGAGCCGTTTGCTGAAACCGCAAGCGGGTCAGGTGATTTTAGACGGTAAGAATATTGCCAGCCTTGATACCCGGCACGTTGCGCGCCATTTGGGCTTATTGCCGCAAAGTTCGCAAGCTCCGGATGGCATCAGTGTGCTGGATTTAGTCGCGCGAGGCCGCTATCCCCATCAGAAATTGTTACAGCAATGGACACAAACCGACAGGTTGGCCGTCAGTCATGCCATGCAAGCCACGGGGGTCAGTGAACTGGCGGACAGGTCGGTGGATGCGCTATCCGGCGGGCAACGTCAACGGGTTTGGATAGCCATGGTGCTGGCGCAACAAACACCATTGTTATTGTTAGATGAGCCAACCACCTATCTAGATATCGCCCATCAAATTGATTTGCTTGAGTTATTTAGCAGTCTGAATCAACAACATAATCATACGCTAGTGGCCGTCCTGCATGATCTCAATCATGCTTGCCGTTATGCCACCCACATTATCGCTATGCGCGATGGGCAGATAGTAACGCAAGGTAAACCGCGCGAAGTGATCACCGCCGATCTAGTCGAGCAGGTTTTTGGTATGCCGTGTTTGATTATTGATGATCCGGTTTCGCATACGCCATTGGTGATACCGAAAGGGCGGTTTTAG
- the fepB gene encoding Fe2+-enterobactin ABC transporter substrate-binding protein, with protein sequence MSFDINYIQHKKWRSTLTKLGLFGLVLCLSACKPAEETKDQQAPSSGSEGTAAWTRTVETAKGPVVLTHPPTRIVSTSITITGTLLAINAPVIASGATVPDTTVADHQGFFTQWSDVAQAKKLVPMYQTEPNAEAVAGMNPDLIIISATGGDSALKLYEQLSAIAPTLVINYDDKSWQELAIVLGQATGHEADAQQIIEKFTNRINEVKQNITLPPQPTSAFVYQAAGSTANLWTESSAQGKLLQELGFTLAEVPDAVKGNTSMGHRKDIIQLGGEKLAEGLNGETILLFSGDQPAIDALKSNKFLAHIPAIEHDRVYAAGYDTFRLDYYSASNLLARIEGMFKTKP encoded by the coding sequence ATGTCCTTTGATATCAATTACATTCAGCATAAAAAATGGCGTTCAACATTGACTAAATTGGGTCTTTTTGGCCTTGTTCTCTGCTTGTCTGCCTGTAAACCGGCAGAAGAAACTAAGGATCAACAAGCCCCCTCATCAGGTAGTGAGGGTACAGCTGCATGGACTCGCACCGTAGAAACGGCCAAAGGCCCAGTAGTACTAACACATCCACCCACACGGATTGTGTCCACGAGTATCACCATTACCGGGACTTTACTGGCTATCAATGCTCCGGTGATTGCCAGTGGGGCGACCGTGCCTGACACCACGGTGGCTGATCATCAAGGTTTCTTTACCCAATGGTCAGATGTTGCACAGGCCAAAAAACTGGTGCCAATGTACCAGACAGAGCCAAATGCCGAAGCTGTCGCGGGAATGAATCCGGACTTAATTATTATTTCTGCCACTGGCGGGGATTCGGCGTTGAAGTTGTATGAGCAACTGTCAGCTATAGCTCCCACATTAGTCATTAATTACGATGATAAGAGTTGGCAAGAATTAGCCATCGTGCTGGGGCAAGCAACAGGACACGAGGCCGATGCACAGCAAATTATTGAGAAATTTACTAATCGAATCAATGAAGTAAAGCAGAATATTACGCTACCACCGCAACCGACATCAGCCTTTGTTTATCAAGCGGCGGGCAGCACTGCTAATTTGTGGACCGAGAGTTCCGCGCAGGGAAAACTGTTGCAGGAATTGGGTTTCACACTGGCAGAAGTCCCTGATGCCGTGAAGGGCAACACCAGCATGGGGCACCGCAAAGATATCATCCAACTGGGTGGCGAGAAGCTGGCCGAGGGCCTTAACGGCGAGACTATTTTGCTATTTTCCGGGGATCAACCGGCGATTGACGCCCTGAAAAGTAATAAGTTTTTAGCTCATATCCCAGCAATTGAACATGATCGGGTTTATGCCGCGGGCTATGATACGTTCCGGTTGGATTATTACAGTGCGAGTAATTTATTGGCACGGATCGAGGGGATGTTTAAGACTAAACCTTAA
- a CDS encoding (2,3-dihydroxybenzoyl)adenylate synthase, translating into MSIEFTRWPEEFARHYREKGYWTDQPMTEILSRQCQRRPEATAIICGERHISYAQFEQATQRLAVRLTHLGMRRGDSALVQLPNCAEFYLVYFALLKIGVAPVNALFSHNRLELNAYIEQIQPRLLIAHASHNLFVEGNYCAELQKKMPMLELLIVAGTTNYAQSLEALLYSEGGFNDRDGNETAEFHPSAADEVAFFQLSGGSTGTPKLIPRTHNDYYYSVRASAEICQLDEHTRYLCALPAAHNYPLSSPGALGVFYVGGCVVLAPDPSAMSCFPLIKRHQITFTSLVPPAVALWLQAAQHFAADLASLQVLQVGGAKLSESLARRIPPILGCQLQQVLGMAEGLVNYTRFGDSDHLVFTTQGRPISEDDEIKVVDSDGMPVAIGEVGALVTRGPYTFRGYYRSPTHNANAFDKEGFYHSGDLVQMTEEGYLRVVGREKDQINRGGEKIAAEEIENLLVAHNDILHAALVSMPDEIMGEKSCAFIVVTNTDLRPVTLRKYLREMGVADFKLPDRFEIVANLPVTPVGKIDKKRLRQDIQDRLSTLSK; encoded by the coding sequence ATGAGTATTGAATTTACCCGTTGGCCGGAAGAGTTTGCTCGTCACTATCGCGAGAAAGGCTATTGGACAGACCAGCCGATGACGGAGATTTTGTCTCGCCAATGCCAGCGGCGGCCGGAGGCGACGGCCATCATTTGTGGTGAGCGCCATATCAGTTATGCGCAGTTCGAGCAGGCAACTCAGCGGTTGGCGGTGCGCCTAACCCATCTGGGCATGCGCCGTGGCGATAGCGCCTTGGTTCAGCTCCCTAATTGTGCTGAATTCTATCTGGTTTACTTTGCACTATTAAAAATCGGTGTTGCGCCGGTCAATGCATTATTCAGTCATAACCGGTTGGAATTAAATGCTTATATTGAACAGATCCAACCGCGTTTACTGATTGCTCATGCTAGCCACAACCTGTTTGTCGAAGGGAATTACTGCGCCGAGCTACAGAAAAAAATGCCGATGCTGGAATTACTGATCGTGGCAGGAACCACAAATTATGCCCAATCGCTGGAGGCCTTGTTGTATAGCGAGGGGGGATTTAATGATCGGGATGGTAATGAAACTGCCGAATTTCATCCCTCTGCGGCTGACGAAGTGGCTTTTTTCCAGCTTTCTGGGGGCAGCACCGGGACACCAAAACTGATCCCTCGCACCCACAATGACTATTACTACAGTGTGCGGGCCAGCGCGGAAATTTGTCAGCTCGACGAGCACACCCGCTACCTTTGCGCTTTACCGGCTGCCCATAATTACCCGCTCAGTTCACCGGGGGCATTAGGGGTATTTTACGTGGGGGGCTGTGTGGTGTTGGCCCCAGATCCCAGTGCGATGAGTTGTTTCCCACTGATTAAGCGCCACCAAATTACGTTCACTTCTTTGGTTCCTCCCGCTGTGGCCCTGTGGTTACAAGCTGCACAGCATTTTGCCGCTGATCTGGCCAGTTTGCAGGTGTTACAAGTAGGGGGCGCAAAACTCAGTGAGTCTCTGGCGCGACGTATTCCACCGATACTGGGCTGCCAGTTGCAGCAGGTGTTGGGGATGGCGGAAGGGTTAGTGAATTACACCCGCTTTGGTGACAGTGACCACTTGGTGTTTACCACTCAAGGACGGCCTATCAGCGAGGATGACGAAATTAAAGTGGTGGATAGTGATGGGATGCCAGTCGCTATCGGAGAGGTCGGTGCACTGGTGACTCGTGGCCCTTATACATTCCGTGGCTATTACCGCAGTCCAACCCATAATGCCAATGCCTTTGATAAAGAAGGATTTTACCATTCCGGTGATCTGGTACAGATGACTGAAGAGGGCTATTTGCGGGTAGTAGGGCGGGAAAAAGATCAGATTAACCGTGGTGGTGAAAAGATTGCCGCAGAAGAGATTGAAAACCTGCTGGTGGCCCATAACGATATTCTTCATGCGGCATTGGTTTCTATGCCAGACGAAATAATGGGTGAGAAAAGCTGCGCATTTATTGTCGTCACAAATACCGATTTGCGGCCAGTAACTTTGCGTAAATATTTGCGTGAGATGGGGGTGGCTGATTTCAAATTGCCCGATCGTTTTGAAATAGTTGCCAACCTACCTGTGACTCCTGTTGGCAAGATAGATAAAAAACGGTTGCGTCAGGATATTCAAGACCGCCTTAGTACACTTAGCAAATAA
- the fepD gene encoding Fe(3+)-siderophore ABC transporter permease yields the protein MSATDSPNQSLPKQLKPSPVVAENAQSRRGLLLLLSIVILMLVMVASLMLGAKAIPFSVVWQSLLGEHSNVDSVLILESRLPRTLIGVLAGAALGLSGAVIQALTRNPLADPGILGVNAGASFAVVIGITVFGVHAIHGYMISAFIGAMVTTLVVYWVGTQGSGRVNPLRLTLSGVAIGAVLLGISSGISLTHPQVYDRVRFWQAGSLDIRDMSVVVAVAPAILFGCVIALLLARPLNAMHMGEDLAAAIGAHIAQTQFWAVVTVTLLCGAATAAVGPIAFVGLMVPHIARWIVGPNQCWILPFTLVMTPILLLVSDIVGRFLVPGELRVSIVTAFIGAPLLIWLVRRNKRMTAL from the coding sequence ATGTCAGCGACTGATTCCCCAAACCAATCTTTACCAAAACAGCTAAAACCAAGCCCCGTTGTGGCTGAAAACGCACAATCCCGTCGGGGACTTTTGCTGTTACTCAGCATAGTTATATTGATGCTCGTGATGGTTGCCAGCCTAATGCTCGGTGCCAAAGCCATCCCTTTCTCTGTCGTCTGGCAAAGTTTGCTGGGCGAACACAGTAATGTCGACAGCGTTTTAATACTGGAATCCCGCCTACCCCGTACCTTGATTGGTGTGCTAGCCGGTGCTGCACTTGGGTTATCGGGCGCAGTGATTCAAGCATTGACCCGCAATCCTCTGGCGGACCCAGGGATTTTGGGTGTCAATGCTGGGGCCAGCTTTGCCGTGGTGATTGGCATCACTGTTTTCGGCGTTCATGCCATTCATGGCTATATGATTTCTGCGTTTATTGGCGCGATGGTCACCACACTGGTGGTGTATTGGGTAGGAACACAGGGCAGTGGGCGAGTTAACCCCTTGCGGCTGACCCTCTCCGGTGTCGCTATCGGGGCGGTATTACTGGGGATTTCTAGCGGCATATCACTGACACACCCGCAGGTTTACGATCGCGTTCGCTTCTGGCAAGCCGGTTCGCTGGATATCCGCGATATGTCAGTGGTCGTGGCGGTTGCGCCCGCCATTCTTTTCGGCTGTGTGATTGCCTTGTTGCTGGCACGCCCTCTCAATGCTATGCATATGGGGGAAGATTTAGCCGCCGCAATTGGCGCGCACATAGCTCAGACCCAATTTTGGGCAGTGGTCACCGTGACCTTACTCTGCGGTGCTGCTACCGCCGCTGTTGGCCCAATTGCCTTTGTCGGCTTGATGGTGCCGCATATTGCGCGCTGGATTGTCGGGCCGAATCAATGTTGGATACTCCCATTCACCTTGGTGATGACCCCGATTTTGTTATTGGTATCGGATATTGTTGGCCGCTTTCTGGTGCCCGGTGAATTGCGAGTCTCAATTGTCACGGCGTTTATTGGCGCGCCCTTGTTGATCTGGTTGGTACGCCGCAACAAAAGGATGACCGCGCTATGA
- the fepG gene encoding iron-enterobactin ABC transporter permease: MKSATPPWLLGRPDGPINLRIQPRSLIVGGLLLLACLLAGLLALMVGTLPLSSGQVFAALFGQASGAADIIVNQWRLPRAMMALIFGAALGISGAIFQSLVRNPLGSPDIIGFNAGAYTGALVAITLFNGNYFEVASSALGGGLLSALAVYLLAYRQGIQGFRLIIVGIAIGAMLTAFNTWLTITASLEAAMTAAAWGAGSLNGLTWAKGLPSVIFIIIATVIAMLLSRRMPLLEMGDDAAGALGVPVEKTRLGLMAIGVILMAAVTAAAGPISFIALAAPQIAKRLLGTSSVTLTASALMGALLLIAADLCAQHLFLPNQLPVGVITISIGGLYLIWLLIRESGRS, from the coding sequence ATGAAATCCGCCACTCCGCCGTGGCTATTGGGCCGCCCTGATGGCCCAATAAATCTGCGCATCCAACCCCGTAGTTTGATTGTTGGCGGTTTGCTGTTACTGGCCTGCTTATTGGCGGGTTTGCTGGCATTAATGGTCGGGACTTTGCCGCTCTCTTCCGGGCAAGTATTTGCAGCCTTATTCGGCCAGGCCAGTGGTGCAGCGGATATTATCGTCAACCAATGGCGGTTGCCCCGCGCCATGATGGCGTTGATTTTTGGTGCTGCACTGGGTATCAGTGGCGCTATATTTCAATCATTAGTGCGCAATCCCTTAGGTAGCCCAGATATCATCGGCTTTAACGCCGGTGCTTATACCGGTGCACTGGTGGCGATTACGCTGTTCAACGGCAACTATTTTGAGGTTGCCAGTAGTGCGCTGGGGGGCGGGTTACTGTCTGCCCTCGCGGTGTATTTGTTGGCCTATCGCCAAGGGATTCAGGGCTTTCGGCTGATTATTGTCGGCATCGCCATTGGTGCCATGTTAACGGCATTCAATACCTGGCTGACTATCACCGCTTCATTAGAGGCAGCGATGACCGCTGCTGCGTGGGGAGCCGGTTCGCTCAATGGCCTGACGTGGGCCAAGGGCTTGCCGTCGGTGATATTCATCATTATCGCCACGGTGATAGCTATGCTATTGAGCCGCCGTATGCCGCTGCTGGAAATGGGCGATGATGCGGCGGGCGCTTTGGGCGTTCCGGTCGAAAAAACCCGTTTGGGCTTGATGGCTATTGGTGTGATTTTGATGGCAGCGGTCACGGCGGCGGCGGGGCCGATTTCCTTTATTGCATTAGCCGCGCCACAGATTGCAAAACGCCTGTTGGGCACATCGTCAGTGACGTTGACCGCGTCTGCGCTGATGGGGGCATTGTTATTGATCGCCGCGGATTTGTGCGCTCAGCACCTATTTTTACCTAATCAATTGCCCGTGGGCGTGATCACCATCAGCATCGGCGGCTTATATCTTATTTGGCTTTTAATCCGAGAGTCCGGACGATCATGA
- the dhbA gene encoding 2,3-dihydro-2,3-dihydroxybenzoate dehydrogenase, with the protein MDFTGKRVWVTGAGQGIGYQIASQFVALGADVVGLDKTFSAAQNSPFTTALLDISNPQQVELVCQHLLSQVPRIDILVNGAGILRLAETEALSLEDWQQCFNVNVSGTFYLLRQLIPQFKQQRFGAVVTISSNAAHVPRIQMSAYCASKAALTSFSHCVGLELAAYGVRCNVVSPGSTDTPMQRGMWRSEDAQQQTIAGFPQQYKLGIPLGKIATPQEIAHTVVFLASDLASHITMQDIVVDGGATLSA; encoded by the coding sequence ATGGATTTTACCGGTAAACGGGTGTGGGTCACTGGCGCGGGGCAGGGTATTGGCTATCAAATTGCCAGCCAGTTTGTCGCGCTGGGCGCAGATGTCGTCGGGTTGGATAAAACCTTTTCGGCGGCGCAAAACTCTCCTTTCACCACGGCTTTACTGGATATTAGCAACCCGCAGCAAGTGGAACTGGTGTGCCAGCATTTATTGAGCCAGGTTCCACGTATCGATATTCTGGTGAATGGTGCTGGGATTCTCCGTCTGGCAGAGACCGAGGCGCTGAGTCTCGAAGATTGGCAACAGTGTTTTAATGTGAATGTTTCCGGCACGTTTTATCTCTTGCGCCAGTTAATTCCACAGTTCAAACAGCAGCGTTTTGGCGCGGTAGTGACTATTAGCTCCAATGCTGCTCATGTGCCGCGCATTCAAATGTCAGCTTATTGTGCTTCTAAAGCTGCATTGACCAGCTTCAGCCATTGTGTCGGGTTGGAGTTAGCGGCCTACGGTGTGCGGTGCAATGTGGTCTCCCCCGGATCTACCGATACCCCAATGCAGCGCGGCATGTGGCGCAGCGAAGATGCTCAGCAGCAGACGATTGCCGGTTTTCCACAGCAATATAAATTGGGGATCCCGTTAGGGAAAATCGCCACTCCGCAAGAAATTGCCCACACCGTAGTGTTTCTGGCCTCAGATTTAGCCAGTCATATTACGATGCAAGATATTGTGGTAGACGGCGGCGCAACGCTGTCTGCCTGA
- a CDS encoding isochorismate synthase, protein MPANSPFSAVSSTFLFTSRHQSIKTQGIFERINQAAQSRAGHENSLQSALQPAFQRARDAGQQQPIIVGAIPFDASQASCLFIPEHYQVCDRQALVDAACVDSRRVVTALASRSLPDENEFKHIVAEAVAACQCGAIHKVVLSRILEIDTDTPVDSDQVMNHLLLQNSTAHHFRVPLADGGVLLGASPELLVRKHLAGVYTNPLAGSAKRQTDPQHDWDISQTLLDSEKDQYEHRLVIDEVRRLLTPHCSSLNIPSQPSLLSTTALWHLSSAISGELENPQMRVLELANLLHPTPALCGLPTQKARQLIQQLEPFERGLFSGIVGWCDEQGNGEWAVIIRCATVHPTQVRLFAGAGIVAASQPALEWAETEAKLGTMLNAIAITRPGVPL, encoded by the coding sequence ATGCCCGCTAATTCGCCGTTTTCAGCTGTATCCTCAACATTTCTATTTACTTCAAGACATCAGAGTATCAAAACTCAGGGTATCTTCGAACGAATTAATCAAGCGGCACAAAGTCGTGCTGGCCATGAAAATTCGCTGCAATCAGCCCTACAACCAGCGTTCCAACGGGCACGTGATGCCGGGCAACAACAGCCTATCATTGTCGGGGCAATACCTTTTGATGCCAGTCAGGCATCGTGCTTATTTATTCCAGAACATTATCAGGTTTGTGACCGGCAAGCCTTGGTGGATGCTGCGTGTGTTGATAGCCGTAGGGTGGTTACTGCCCTCGCCAGTCGCAGTTTGCCGGATGAAAATGAGTTCAAACATATTGTGGCGGAGGCTGTTGCCGCTTGTCAGTGCGGGGCAATCCATAAAGTTGTTCTTTCCCGCATTTTGGAAATTGATACAGATACCCCGGTTGATAGCGATCAGGTTATGAATCATTTACTGCTCCAAAACAGCACAGCGCATCACTTCCGCGTGCCGCTTGCGGATGGTGGCGTATTACTCGGTGCCAGCCCTGAGCTATTGGTGCGTAAACATCTGGCTGGGGTTTATACCAATCCGTTGGCAGGATCGGCGAAACGCCAAACCGACCCACAGCATGATTGGGATATTAGCCAGACACTACTGGATTCAGAGAAAGACCAATATGAGCATCGTCTGGTTATCGACGAAGTTCGCCGCTTATTGACGCCACATTGCTCAAGTTTGAATATTCCCTCACAACCTTCATTGCTTAGCACCACCGCGCTGTGGCACTTATCTTCCGCCATCAGTGGCGAGCTGGAAAACCCACAGATGCGGGTGTTAGAGCTGGCGAATCTGTTACACCCAACCCCCGCATTGTGTGGATTACCGACGCAAAAAGCCCGCCAGTTAATTCAGCAATTAGAGCCTTTTGAGCGGGGATTATTCAGCGGGATTGTAGGTTGGTGCGATGAACAGGGCAATGGTGAATGGGCGGTGATTATCCGATGCGCCACGGTACACCCAACACAAGTGCGGCTATTTGCCGGGGCGGGCATTGTCGCTGCCTCACAACCCGCGCTGGAATGGGCAGAAACTGAAGCCAAATTGGGCACCATGCTCAACGCGATTGCCATCACCCGGCCAGGAGTGCCGCTATGA
- a CDS encoding isochorismatase family protein, giving the protein MAIPVLSAYDLPKVGQFPANKVNWQFNPARAVLLIHDMQDYFVSFYGENNHLIQQVIANIAALRNYCKQQGIPVIYTAQPNHQSAEDRGLLNDMWGAGLNNHPAKQRVVSELTPDTDDEVLVKWRYSAFYRSPLRQIMADKGRDQLVICGIYGHIGCLTTATDAFMQDIQPFMVADAIADFSLEEHLMALKYVATRSGRVIFTNEIVANVNENTLIFSKEKLKQQLLALIDENADDFDENENLIDYGLSSVHIMALATQWRQQGIELSFVALAKNPSLNGWWKLLEPQLIDLDKNVSLVGAE; this is encoded by the coding sequence ATGGCTATTCCGGTTCTTTCTGCTTACGACCTCCCTAAAGTGGGGCAATTTCCGGCGAATAAAGTGAATTGGCAGTTTAATCCCGCCCGTGCCGTGTTACTTATCCATGATATGCAGGATTATTTTGTGAGCTTTTATGGTGAAAATAACCATTTGATACAGCAGGTTATCGCCAATATCGCTGCACTGAGAAATTACTGTAAACAGCAGGGAATACCCGTTATTTATACTGCTCAGCCTAATCATCAAAGTGCTGAGGATCGCGGGTTGCTTAATGATATGTGGGGCGCGGGTTTGAATAATCATCCGGCTAAACAGCGGGTCGTTTCAGAACTGACACCGGATACGGATGATGAAGTGCTCGTTAAATGGCGATACAGCGCGTTTTACCGCTCGCCATTACGCCAAATCATGGCGGACAAGGGCCGTGATCAGTTGGTTATTTGTGGCATTTATGGCCATATCGGTTGCCTGACGACTGCTACGGATGCTTTTATGCAAGATATTCAGCCGTTTATGGTCGCCGATGCTATTGCTGATTTCTCACTGGAAGAGCATTTGATGGCACTTAAGTATGTGGCAACGCGCAGTGGGCGGGTGATATTTACCAATGAAATTGTTGCGAACGTGAACGAAAACACACTCATTTTCAGTAAAGAAAAGCTAAAGCAGCAATTATTGGCTCTGATTGATGAGAATGCTGATGATTTCGATGAAAACGAAAATCTGATCGATTATGGCCTGAGCTCGGTGCATATCATGGCGCTAGCCACACAGTGGCGTCAACAAGGTATAGAACTGAGTTTTGTCGCGTTAGCCAAGAACCCGAGCTTGAATGGTTGGTGGAAGCTGTTGGAGCCGCAACTCATCGATCTGGATAAAAATGTGTCATTGGTCGGGGCTGAATAA
- the entS gene encoding enterobactin transporter EntS, producing the protein MAKSPILLDFSLLRENANFRAVFFARFISILGLGMLTVAVPVQIQMMTGSTLQVGLAVTLDGLGMFIGLLLGGVLADRFDRRKLILFARFTCGLGFIGLSINAFSLTPSLWVLYVLAAWDGFFGALGMTALMAATPSLVGRENLAAAGGLSMLTVRFGSVISPAIGGLVIVYGGVGWNYGIAAVGTMLTLLPLLSLPAMKPTTSQHEHPLRALATGISFVLRHKVVGSVVLLGTLVSMIGAIRILFPALAENTYHVGASQIGLMYSVVPLGATIGAFTSGWVNQVHRPGMVLMYSSIGAFLAIGTLGLTNNFYLALPGLLLYGYLGSISGLLQYTLVQTHTPDALLGRVNSLWNVQFVAGESFGALGLGVLAKVMAPALSALTFGMIAATVGGVIAVCGGTLRRATMGDEVSDEGEKADQVGG; encoded by the coding sequence ATGGCAAAATCACCGATTCTTTTGGATTTCAGCCTGTTAAGAGAAAATGCTAATTTTCGAGCCGTATTTTTTGCCCGTTTTATTTCCATTTTAGGGCTGGGAATGCTCACGGTTGCGGTGCCGGTGCAGATACAAATGATGACTGGATCAACCTTGCAAGTGGGGTTGGCCGTCACCTTGGATGGGCTAGGGATGTTTATTGGCCTACTGCTGGGGGGCGTATTAGCGGACAGATTTGATCGACGCAAACTGATTTTATTCGCCCGTTTTACCTGTGGTTTAGGGTTTATTGGCTTAAGTATCAATGCGTTCTCTCTCACACCCTCATTGTGGGTTTTGTATGTTTTAGCGGCCTGGGATGGGTTCTTTGGCGCACTCGGTATGACCGCCTTGATGGCAGCAACCCCCTCACTGGTCGGGCGAGAAAATCTGGCCGCAGCGGGTGGGTTAAGCATGCTGACGGTGCGTTTTGGCTCGGTAATTTCCCCGGCAATTGGTGGCCTGGTGATTGTCTACGGTGGGGTGGGTTGGAACTACGGGATTGCTGCGGTGGGGACGATGTTAACGCTGTTGCCACTGTTAAGTTTGCCCGCAATGAAACCGACGACCAGCCAGCATGAACACCCGTTACGGGCATTGGCGACGGGGATTTCCTTCGTATTGCGGCATAAAGTCGTGGGCTCTGTGGTGTTGCTGGGGACATTGGTCAGCATGATTGGGGCTATTCGTATTTTGTTCCCCGCGCTGGCAGAGAACACCTATCATGTGGGCGCGTCACAGATTGGTTTAATGTACTCGGTGGTGCCACTGGGGGCGACAATCGGCGCCTTTACCAGTGGTTGGGTCAATCAGGTTCACCGCCCTGGAATGGTGCTGATGTACAGTTCTATTGGCGCTTTTTTAGCCATTGGAACATTAGGACTGACCAATAACTTCTATCTGGCCCTGCCCGGTTTGTTGCTATATGGCTATCTGGGGTCTATCAGCGGATTGCTGCAATATACCTTAGTGCAAACTCATACACCGGATGCCTTATTAGGGCGGGTGAACAGCCTATGGAACGTGCAGTTTGTTGCGGGTGAATCATTCGGTGCATTGGGGTTAGGTGTGTTGGCGAAAGTCATGGCCCCGGCGCTTAGCGCCTTGACCTTTGGCATGATCGCGGCCACGGTAGGAGGTGTTATTGCCGTCTGTGGCGGGACATTACGCCGCGCGACCATGGGGGACGAGGTGTCCGATGAGGGGGAAAAGGCCGATCAAGTCGGCGGGTGA